Proteins found in one Labrus bergylta chromosome 8, fLabBer1.1, whole genome shotgun sequence genomic segment:
- the chd4b gene encoding chromodomain-helicase-DNA-binding protein 4 isoform X4 produces the protein MSGSEDEREDFGPADEHSLLHGEEEQQQQQQQEDAVSDVDEVPKSKKKKKGKKSSRESRSSKRQRPIREELPVSSPERLIGVEAAERDAEEGGVRSESEGSDYAPGRKKKKRSSSAKEKKKGSAAAEKGGSSNSKSKRKDPEPEEDEDDDDDCQPKSSTQLLEAWGMKDIDHVFTQEDYSSLTNYKSFSQFVRPLIAAKNPKIAVSKMMTLMMAKWREFSTNNPLKGCASANAALAAANVAAAVENMVVAGTDGVAETSAAGSPTLAPAPAPAPAPAPAPAPAPTPAAPPAAPAPPLRKAKTKEGKGPNARKKSKPTPKPQPKPKPKKVAPLKIKLGGLNSKRKRSSSDEDEPDVDSDFDDGSFSVSDGSNRSSRPKKKPKSAKKKKKVETEDGDGYETDHQDYCEVCQQGGEIILCDTCPRAYHMVCLDPDMEKAPEGKWSCPHCEKEGIQWEARDELSEAEGEDEEDRRDDGVEEEDDHHIEFCRVCKDGGELLCCDTCPSSYHIHCLNPPLPEIPNGEWICPRCKCPPMKGKVQKVLTWRWGEPPASTPVPRPADLSADAPDPPPLAGRREREFFVKWCNMSYWHCSWVLELQLELNCQVMFRNYQRKTDMDEPPPVDFGGEGDDGKSTKRKNKDPLFVHMEEEFYRYGVKMEWLMIHRVLNHSVDKKNNVHYLIKWRDLAYDQSTWESEDMDIPEFDTYKQTYWNHRELMMGEEGRPGKKLKKTVKVKKADRPPANPVVDPTSKFDRQPEYLDSTGGTLHPYQLEGLNWLRFSWAQATDTILADEMGLGKTVQTAVFLYSLYKEGHSKGPFLVSAPLSTIINWEREFEMWAPDMYVVTYVGDKDSRAVIRENEFSFEGNAIRGGKKASKMKKDSTVKFHVLLTSYELITIDQAVLGSIEWACLVVDEAHRLKNNQSKFFRVLNNYPLQHKLLLTGTPLQNNLEELFHLLNFLTPERFHNLEGFLEEFADIAKEDQIKKLHDMLGPHMLRRLKADVFKHMPSKTELIVRVELSPMQKKYYKFILTRNFEALNIRGGGNQVSLLNVVMDLKKCCNHPYLFPAAATEAPKLPNGMYEGNALTKSSGKLTLLQKMMRKLKEGGHRVLVFSQMTKMLDLLEDFLENEGYKYERIDGGVTGNMRQEAIDRFNAPGAPQFAFLLSTRAGGLGINLASADTVIIYDSDWNPHNDIQAFSRAHRIGQNRKVMIYRFVTKASVEERITQVAKKKMMLTHLVVRPGLGSKTGSMSKQELDDILKFGTEELFKDELGEGDNKEDDSSVIHYDDQAIDRLLDRNQDATDDTELQSMNEYLSSFKVAQYVVKDEDDEEEVEREVIKQEESVDPDYWEKLLRHHYEQQQEDLARNLGKGKRTRKPVNYNDGSQEDRDWQEDQSDNQSDYSVASEEGDEDFDERSEANARRPNRKGLRNDRDKPLPPLLARVGGNIEVLGFNSRQRKAFLNAVMRYGMPPQDAFTNQWLVRDLRGKSEKEFKAYVSLFMRHLCEPGADGAETFADGVPREGLSRQHVLTRIGVMSLIRKKVQEFEHVNGQWSMPWMAELEENKRAAALAAGEDPKTPSTGTPADTQPNTPVPEDLTKSEDKEDLKKEAEDVRGVKKADDPEIIEIPDDSEKSPVLEKKEGEGDSFEVTEDKEKETGNGDEGKGKEAENAEKEEKDKTSGTEKDGPAEVKGEGLEGKDSDEDKSKAEEGKEEKMDTSSPTEEKKEQKEEKDCLKTDESGKLQNGENTKEGGTAAPVVNVSEEKKKATKQRFMFNIADGGFTELHSLWQNEERAATVTKKTFEIWHRRHDYWLLAGIIQHGYARWQDVQNDVRFAILNEPFKGEMSRGNFLEIKNKFLARRFKLLEQALVIEEQLRRAAYLNMTEDPAHPSMALNTRFSEVECLAESHQHLSKESMSGNKPANAVLHKVLKQLEELLSDMKADVTRLPATIARIPPVAVRLQMSERNILSRLASRGPEVTSQNQSQTSQQQMQVPR, from the exons ATGTCGGGCAGCGAGGATGAGAGGGAGGACTTCGGACCTGCGGACGAGCACTCACTTCTTCACG gtgaggaggagcagcagcagcagcagcagcaggaggatgcTGTGTCTGACGTAGACGAGGTACCCAAgtcgaagaagaagaagaaaggtaaAAAGAGCAGCCGAGAGAGCAGGAGCAGCAAAAGGCAAAGACCCATCAGAGAG GAGTTGCCCGTCAGCTCCCCAGAGCGCCTGATTGGAGtagaagcagcagagagagatgcagaggagggaggtgtgcggTCAGAGAGTGAAGGAAGTGATTATGCCCCggggaggaaaaagaagaagcgCTCCAGCTCTGCcaaggaaaagaagaaaggaagtgcagcagcagagaaaggAGGCTCGTCTAACTCTAAAAGCAAACGGAAAGATCCAGAACcagaagaagacgaggatgATGACGATGATTGCCAG cctaaAAGCTCGACACAACTACTGGAGGCCTGGGGCATGAAAGACATTGACCATGTGTTTACTCAGGAAGACTACAGCTCCCTCACCAACTACAAGTCCTTCAGCCAGTTTGTTAG GCCATTAATTGCAGCCAAGAACCCCAAAATTGCTGTCTCCAAGATGATGACTTTAATGATGGCCAAGTGGAGAGAATTCAGCACCAACAACCCTCTGAAG GGTTGTGCCTCTGCCAATGCAGCCTTGGCAGCTGCCAATGTGGCTGCAGCTGTTGagaacatggtggtggcagggACAGACGGAGTGGCAGAAACCAGTGCTGCTGGTTCACCCACACTCGCCCCTGCCCCTGCCCCTGCCCCTGCCCCTGCCCCTGCCCCTGCCCCCGCCCCAACACCTGCTGCTCCTCCAGCAGCCCCTGCACCACCACTCCGCAAAGCCAAGACCAAAGAGGGCAAAG GTCCAAACGCACGCAAGAAGTCGAAGCCAACGCCTAAACCTCAGCCGAAGCCCAAACCTAAGAAGGTGGCTCCACTTAAGATCAAACTAGGGGGACTCAACAGCAAGAGGAAGCGCTCCTCT AGCGATGAAGATGAACCCGATGTTGACAGTGACTTTGACGATGGGAGTTTCTCCGTGTCGGATGGCTCAAACCGAAGCAGTCGTCCAAAGAAGAAACCCAAGAGtgccaagaaaaagaagaaag TGGAAACAGAGGACGGCGATGGCTACGAGACAGACCACCAGGACTACTGTGAGGTGTGCCAGCAGGGTGGAGAGATCATTTTGTGTGACACCTGTCCACGTGCGTACCACATGGTCTGCCTGGACCCTGACATGGAGAAAGCACCTGAGGGCAAGTGGAGCTGCCCACACTGC GAGAAGGAAGGGATCCAGTGGGAGGCCAGGGATGAACTCTCTGAGGCTGAaggggaggatgaggaagacAGGAGGGACGATGGggtggaggaagaagatgaCCACCACATTGAGTTCTGCAGGGTGTGCAAGGATGGAGGGGAGCTGCTTTGCTGTGACACCTGCCCCTCCTCCTACCACATCCACTGCCTCAACCCTCCTCTACCGGAAATCCCCAATGGAGAATGGATCTGCCCCCGCTGCAAG TGTCCACCGATGAAGGGCAAAGTCCAGAAGGTTTTAACATGGCGATGGGGGGAACCGCCAGCTTCCACGCCTGTCCCTCGGCCTGCTGACCTTTCTGCTGATGCTCCTGATCCCCCACCGCTTGCAGGCCGCAGGGAGAGGGAGTTCTTTGTCAAATGGTGCAATATGTCCTACTGGCACTGCTCATGGGTGCTGGAGCTTCAG TTGGAGCTGAACTGCCAGGTAATGTTCCGTAACTACCAGAGAAAGACCGACATGGACGAACCACCACCTGTGGATTTTGGAGGTGAAGGTGATGATGGCAAAAGCACCAAGAGGAAGAACAAGGATCCTCTTTTTGTCCACATGGAGGAGGAGTTTTATCGCTATGGAGTCAAGATGGAGTGGCTGATGATCCACCGCGTCCTCAACCACAG TGTTGATAAAAAGAACAACGTGCATTACTTAATCAAGTGGAGGGATCTAGCCTATGACCAGTCAACCTGGGAGAGTGAGGACATGGATATCCCAGAGTTTGACACCTACAAACAGACTTACTGGAATCACAG agagtTGATGATGGGTGAAGAGGGCAGACCTGGTAAAAAGTTGAAGAAGACAGTCAAGGTGAAGAAAGCTGATCGACCACCAGCTAATCCAGTTGTAGAT CCCACCAGCAAGTTCGATAGACAGCCGGAATACCTGGACAGCACAGGAGGAACTCTGCATCCGTACCAGCTGGAGGGGTTGAACTGGCTGCGGTTTTCATGGGCTCAGGCCACAGACACCATCCTGGCTGATGAGATGGGGTTAGGCAAGACTGTGCAGACTGCTGTCTTCCTTTACTCTTTGTACAAAGAG GGTCACTCCAAAGGGCCCTTCCTTGTCAGTGCTCCCCTGTCCACCATCATAAACTGGGAGAGAGAGTTTGAGATGTGGGCTCCGGACATGTATGTGGTGACCTACGTTGGGGACAAAGACAGCAGGGCTGTCATCAGAGAGAACGAGTTCTCCTTTGAGGGAAATGCCATCAGAGGTGGGAAAAAGGCATCCAAGATGAAG AAAGACTCAACAGTCAAGTTCCACGTCCTGCTGACATCCTATGAGTTGATCACCATTGACCAGGCTGTGCTGGGATCCATTGAGTGGGCCTGTCTGGTTGTGGATGAGGCTCACAGACTCAAAAACAACCAGTCCAAG TTCTTCAGAGTGTTGAACAACTACCCGCTGCAACACAAGCTGCTTCTGACTGGCACGCCTCTCCAGAACAACCTGGAGGAGCTCTTCCACTTGCTGAACTTCTTAACACCAGAGAGATTCCA CAACCTGGAAGGGTTTCTGGAGGAGTTTGCAGACATTGCCAAAGAGGACCAGATCAAGAAGCTCCATGACATGTTGGGACCACACATgctcaggaggcttaaggcagatgttttcaaacacatgccttcaaagactgagctcatTGTGAGAGTGGAGTTAAGCCCCATGCAGAA GAAATACTACAAGTTCATTCTTACTCGTAATTTTGAGGCTCTGAACATCCGTGGAGGAGGAAACCAAGTCTCTTTGCTCAATGTGGTGATGGACCTGAAAAAGTGCTGTAATCACCCCTACCTCTTTCCTGCAGCTGCTACA GAGGCACCAAAACTTCCAAATGGCATGTATGAAGGAAACGCTCTGACCAAGTCTTCAGGGAAGCTGACGCTGCTGCAGAAGATGATGAGGAAGCTGAAGGAAGGAGGCCACAGAGTTCTAGTCTTCTCACAGATGACCAAGATGCTGGACCTGCTTGAGGACTTCCTGGAGAACGAGGGATACAAATATGAGAGAATTGATGGAGGAGTCACTGGCAACATGAGGCAGGAGGCCATCGACCGCTTTAATG CTCCTGGTGCTCCACAGTTTGCTTTCCTCCTCTCTACCAGAGCTGGAGGCTTGGGCATTAATCTTGCCTCTGCTGACACTGTCATCATCTATGACTCTGACTGGAACCCCCACAATGACATCCAG GCTTTCAGCAGAGCTCACCGTATTGGgcaaaacagaaaagtgatgATTTATCGCTTCGTTACCAAAGcctctgtggaggagaggatCACACAG GTGGCCAAGAAGAAGATGATGCTCACCCATCTGGTGGTGCGTCCTGGTCTGGGCTCAAAGACAGGCTCCATGTCCAAGCAGGAGCTCGATGACATCCTCAAGTTTGGAACTGAGGAGTTGTTTAAGGATGAACTCGGAGAAG GGGACAACAAGGAAGATGACAGCAGTGTGATCCACTACGATGACCAGGCAATCGACCGTTTGCTGGACAGGAACCAGGACGCCACTGATGACACTGAGCTTCAGAGCATGAACGAATACCTCAGCTCCTTTAAAGTGGCCCAGTATGTGGTCAAAGATGAAGACGATGAG gaggaggtggaaagAGAGGTGATTAAGCAGGAGGAAAGTGTTGATCCTGACTATTGGGAGAAGCTGCTTCGTCACCACtacgagcagcagcaggaggaccTCGCCCGAAATCTGGGCAAAGGCAAAAGAACTCGAAAGCCAGTCAACTACAATGACGGTTCCCAGGAGGACCGAG ACTGGCAGGAGGATCAGTCTGATAACCAGTCTGATTATTCGGTGGCTTCAGAGGAGGGAGACGAGGACTTTGATGAACGGAGTGAAG cTAACGCCCGCAGACCAAACCGCAAAGGGCTAAGGAACGATCGGGACAAACCACTACCTCCGTTGTTGGCCAGAGTGGGCGGCAACATTGAG GTTTTGGGCTTCAACTCAAGGCAGAGAAAGGCTTTCCTGAATGCAGTGATGCGTTATGGGATGCCTCCCCAGGATGCTTTTACCAACCAGTGGCTGGTCAGGGACCTCAGAGGGAAGTCTGAGAAGGAATTCAA GGCCTACGTGTCTCTGTTCATGCGTCACCTTTGTGAGCCTGGGGCTGATGGAGCTGAGACCTTTGCAGATGGCGTCCCGCGTGAGGGGCTTTCCAGGCAGCATGTGCTTACCCGTATtggtgtgatgtcactgataaGGAAAAAG GTGCAGGAGTTTGAGCATGTGAACGGTCAGTGGTCGATGCCATGGATGGCCGAgctggaggaaaacaaaagagctGCAGCTTTGGCAGCAGGTGAAGACCCAAAGACTCCTTCTACTGGGacccctgcagacacacagcccAACACTCCTGTCCCAG AGGATTTGACAAAATCAGAGGACAAAGAAGACCTGAAGAAGGAGGCTGAGGATGTCAGAGGAGTCAAAAAGGCAGATGATCCGGAG ATTATTGAAATCCCAGATGACTCTGAAAAATCTCCTGTCcttgaaaagaaagaaggagagggcGACTCCTTTGAAGTGACAGAGGAtaaagagaaggagacaggaAATGGAGACGAAGGAAAGGGGAAGGAGGCTGAAAACGcggagaaggaagagaaggacaagacTTCAGGAACTGAGAAAGATGGTCCTGCTGAGGTCAAAGGAGAAGGTTTGGAGGGCAAGGACTCAGATGAGGACAAGTCTAAAG CTGAGGAgggaaaagaagagaagatggACACAAGTTCaccaacagaggagaagaaag agcaaaaagaggagaaggattGTTTGAAAACAGACGAGTCTGGTAAACTGCAGAACGGAGAAAACACCAAAGAAGGAGGAACAGCTGCTCCCGTGGTTAACGTCAGcgaggagaagaaaaaagccACCAAGCAGAGGTTCATGTTTAACATTGCTGATGGAGGATtcacag AGCTTCACTCTCTGTGGCAGAATGAAGAGCGGGCGGCCACtgtcaccaagaaaacatttgaGATATGGCACCGTCGCCATGACTACTGGCTGCTGGCTGGAATCATACA ACACGGCTATGCTCGGTGGCAGGATGTGCAGAACGATGTGAGGTTTGCCATTCTCAATGAGCCTTTCAAAGGGGAGATGAGCAGAGGCAACTTCCTGGAGATCAAGAACAAGTTTCTAGCTCGCAGGTTCAAG TTATTAGAGCAGGCGTTAGTGATCGAGGAGCAGTTGCGCAGAGCAGCTTACCTCAACATGACAGAGGACCCGGCCCACCCGTCCATGGCCCTCAACACTCGCTTCAGTGAAGTGGAGTGTCTTGCTGAGTCCCACCAACACCTCAGCAAGGAGTCCATGTCTGGAAACAAACCTGCCAATGCAGTCCTGCATAAAG TTCTCAAACAGCTGGAGGAACTGCTGAGCGACATGAAGGCTGATGTCACGCGTCTCCCTGCAACCATCGCCAGGATACCCCCTGTGGCCGTGCGGCTGCAAATGTCTGAGAGAAACATCCTCAGCCGATTAGCCAGCCGGGGTCCAGAGGTCACCTCACAGAACCAATCACAGacctcacagcagcagatgCAGGTGCCCCGCTGA